The region CAGCGCTTTAATTTCTTCAAATTGAGTAGATGATATAAGATGGTTATCATGCTTGAATTTGGCTCCTCTTCGTATACCACTCACATTTTGTCTTATTTTAGCACTATGCTCATCTTCAGACTCGACGTCTCGTCTAAGTTCTCTATAAATCTCTTTAGGGTTTGACGAAGCCGGTTGGTCTACACCATGAAAAAATGGACTGCACCAAACATAATGGGTCTTATTATAGTATTTCTCATTGATTTCATAAGCAAGTTTGGTGTTGACAGAATAATATATCAGGGTTTTAGCCATATAAAGTGTATAGTTTTATTGCAGCAATATATAATCTATACACCAAAAAATCCTAATAAAACGTCACACAAAACCCAATTAAGCTACTTAACAAATTATGTACTTCTGTTTGTAAGCTCATCTGGGCCTATTTTTTGGTACTGTGTCTCCCTACTTAACACAGCAACATTCACTCCAAAACCGAAACGATTACGTAATTGTCGTTCCGGGTGATGCCGTATAGTACCTGTCTGTCTTTCACGCTTCGGTCGATGGCAAAGGCCTGTCCTTCACTGATGGTCGGAATGGTTTTCACGTATTGTAAGGTGTGCCCGCGCTCGGGTAACTTCAGTACGTACAGTTCGGGTTTGTCGTGGC is a window of Spirosoma linguale DSM 74 DNA encoding:
- a CDS encoding hypothetical protein (KEGG: tmz:Tmz1t_0037 hypothetical protein); the encoded protein is MAKTLIYYSVNTKLAYEINEKYYNKTHYVWCSPFFHGVDQPASSNPKEIYRELRRDVESEDEHSAKIRQNVSGIRRGAKFKHDNHLISSTQFEEIKALVNRSWQRRIFSDFTPFIYVIPHSIDIEAILKPVGLKDKASVRSVEYQIRELPRALFDVINVDY